A region from the Drosophila ananassae strain 14024-0371.13 chromosome 2L, ASM1763931v2, whole genome shotgun sequence genome encodes:
- the LOC6505629 gene encoding nucleolar protein 16, producing the protein MKIRKNHARKRYRYSVNRKTLNKTRSSTGKIKDPKLKKMWEEGQRVGTNFNEMGLAKDPNKTIAIPSYRQNRLHAAKIVNGFVEEELDEDELRALGIKKAPVEEGPKRGHVVQELEQLASERADPEFRLPKGVVKELTYFLNKHKFNYKAMVTDRRNYNQSTWRQFRLKIRRFMAIPEQFNVYLEQNKLPKGVKPNWEEYESDSEWK; encoded by the exons ATGAAGATTCGCAAGAACCATGCTCGTAAGCGCTACCGGTACAGTGTTAACCGCAAGACACTCAACAAAACTCGCAGTTCCACTGGCAAAATAAAGGA CCCCAAACTTAAGAAAATGTGGGAAGAGGGCCAACGTGTCGGCACCAACTTTAATGAAATGGGCTTGGCCAAGGACCCTAATAAGACCATTGCGATTCCAAGCTACAGACAGAATCGTCTGCACGCGGCCAAAATTGTGAATGGGTTCGTCGAGGAAGAACTGGACGAGGACGAGCTAAGGGCTCTAGGCATCAAGAAGGCACCTGTGGAAGAGGGACCCAAGCGCGGACACGTAGTCCAGGAGCTGGAGCAACTGGCCAGCGAACGGGCTGACCCGGAGTTTAG ACTACCCAAGGGTGTCGTTAAGGAGCTCACTTACTTCCTCAACAAACACAAATTCAACTACAAAGCTATGGTCACGGATCGTCGCAACTACAATCAATCGACCTGGCGACAGTTCCGGCTTAAGATTCGCAGATTTATGGCCATTCCGGAGCAGTTTAACGTATATTTGGAGCAAAACAAACTGCCTAAAGGTGTGAAGCCAAACTGGGAGGAGTATGAGTCGGACAGTGaatggaaataa
- the LOC6505627 gene encoding protein tramtrack, beta isoform isoform X2 produces MKMASQRFCLRWNNHQSNLLSVFDQLLHAETFTDVTLAVEGQYLKAHKMVLSACSPYFNALFVNHPEKHPIVILKDVPYSDMKSLLDFMYRGEVSVDQERLTAFLRVAESLRIKGLTEVNDDKPSPGAAGAAAGAGAGAAGSENTPTPPQLQRIQPYLVPQRSRAQGGGLLASAATAGNTPALPVQPSLLSSALMPKRKRGRPRKLSGSSNGTGNDYDDFERENMMNDSDLGNGKLGNESYSGNDDGSDDNQQDAGHNDDLNESHDSLPTKRSKSAKDHRMAAQQEDNSTSDGNDSDGDAMDTSYMEPQLMLDEYDEPVEFKYNPLTENSSPTQDQTDGIQHLNEQARQQAFLIAAQRKHQAEAAAAASGGIKLNILGMAAGGAQVKSMVSIPKLTPIGKANAASTPLVSPASSSVTGTPKARVQKRAKLSKQNGDVKPVFPGTDYLDLYNSNDGFKFKAGSLSGSTPNLSSGVGVGGTPSVKTKLNLSSNVGEGEAEGSVRDYCTKEGEHTYRCKVCSRVYTHISNFCRHYVTSHKRNVKVYPCPFCLKEFTRKDNMTAHVKIIHKIENPSTALASVTANLGGQALTVSAGSTPPPPDLSGQNSNQSLPATSNALSTSSSSSTSSSSGSLGPLTAATTPAAPAAAAQ; encoded by the exons ATGAAGATGGCATCCCAACGATTCTGCCTGCGGTGGAACAACCATCAGAGCAACTTGCTGTCCGTCTTCGATCAGCTGCTCCACGCAGAGACCTTCACAGATGTGACGCTGGCCGTCGAGGGGCAATACCTAAAGGCACACAAG ATGGTGCTATCTGCATGCAGTCCCTACTTCAACGCCCTCTTCGTAAACCATCCGGAAAAGCATCCGATTGTCATTCTGAAAGACGTGCCCTACTCGGACATGAAATCCCTGCTGGACTTCATGTACAGGGGCGAGGTGTCCGTGGACCAGGAGCGACTCACTGCATTCCTGCGCGTGGCCGAGAGCCTGCGCATCAAGGGCCTCACCGAGGTCAATGACGACAAACCCTCGCCGGGGGCAGCTGGAGCGGCAGCAGGCGCCGGAGCTGGAGCCGCCGGCTCCGAGAACACGCCCACTCCCCCACAGCTGCAGCGCATCCAGCCGTACCTGGTGCCACAGCGCAGCCGGGCGCAAGGCGGCGGTCTGCTGGCCAGCGCCGCCACTGCCGGAAACACTCCCGCCCTGCCGGTGCAGCCGTCGCTGCTCAGCTCAGCCCTGATGCCCAAGCGGAAGCGCGGCCGGCCCCGCAAGCTGTCGGGCAGCTCGAACGGCACTGGAAACGACTACGACGACTTCGAGCGCGAGAACATGATGAATGACTCCGACCTAGGCAACGGCAAACTGGGCAACGAATCCTACTCCGGCAACGACGACGGCTCCGACGACAACCAGCAGGATGCGGGCCACAACGACGATCTTAAT GAAAGCCACGACTCTCTGCCCACGAAGCGATCAAAGAGCGCCAAGGATCACCGAATGGCCGCCCAGCAAGAGGACAACAGCACTTCCG aTGGCAACGACAGCGATGGCGACGCTATGGACACCTCGTACATGGAGCCCCAGCTGATGCTGGACGAGTACGACGAGCCCGTGGAATTCAAGTACAACCCGCTGACGGAAAACAGCTCACCAACGCAAGACCAGACCGACGGAATCCAGCACCTCAACGAACAGGCGCGCCAACAGGCCTTCCTCATCGCCGCCCAGCGGAAGCATCAGGCGGAAGCCGCAGCTGCGGCGAGTGGCGGCATCAAGCTGAACATTCTGGGAATGGCGGCTGGCGGGGCACAGGTGAAGAGCATGGTCAGCATACCCAAACTGACGCCGATCGGAAAGGCCAATGCCGCCTCAACGCCGCTGGTGTCACCCGCCTCCTCCTCGGTGACAGGGACACCCAAGGCGCGCGTCCAAAAGCGTGCCAAGCTGAGCAAGCAGAATGGTGATGTTAAGCCGGTGTTCCCGGGCACCGATTACCTCGATCTGTACAACAGCAACGATGGCTTCAAGTTCAAGGCCGGTTCGCTGAGCGGCAGTACGCCGAACCTGAGCTCCGGAGTGGGTGTTGGCGGCACACCGTCGGTGAAGACCAAGCTGAACCTGAGCAGCAATGTCGGCGAGGGCGAGGCGGAGGGCTCCGTGCGCGATTACTGCACCAAAGAGGGCGAGCACACGTACCGGTGCAAGGTCTGTTCGCGTGTCTACACGCACATCAGCAACTTCTGCCGGCACTATGTGACCTCGCACAAGCGGAACGTGAAGGTCTACCCGTGCCCGTTCTGCCTTAAGGAGTTTACCCGCAAAGACAACATGACGGCGCACGTAAAGATCATCCACAAAATCGAGAATCCCTCCACCGCACTGGCCAGCGTGACGGCGAACCTGGGCGGCCAAGCACTGACCGTATCGGCGGGATCGACGCCACCGCCACCGGATCTGAGTGGCCAGAATTCGAATCAGTCGCTGCCCGCCACCAGCAATGCTCtgtccacctcctcctcctcatcaACGTCCTCGTCGAGCGGGTCGCTGGGACCGCTGACGGCGGCCACCACACCAGCCGCACCCGCCGCAGCGGCGCAGTAA
- the LOC6505627 gene encoding protein tramtrack, alpha isoform isoform X1, which produces MKMASQRFCLRWNNHQSNLLSVFDQLLHAETFTDVTLAVEGQYLKAHKMVLSACSPYFNALFVNHPEKHPIVILKDVPYSDMKSLLDFMYRGEVSVDQERLTAFLRVAESLRIKGLTEVNDDKPSPGAAGAAAGAGAGAAGSENTPTPPQLQRIQPYLVPQRSRAQGGGLLASAATAGNTPALPVQPSLLSSALMPKRKRGRPRKLSGSSNGTGNDYDDFERENMMNDSDLGNGKLGNESYSGNDDGSDDNQQDAGHNDDLNESHDSLPTKRSKSAKDHRMAAQQEDNSTSVATSELSQRLFGSSSTFISTTTVTANTTTANSSPNTSAPESSPLPEASDNRDTAPIHLPTILGLKIRAINTTTPSTPTQTQTHSKSKLKVKQGSGANSNSLLKQQLRGGAKDPEVPPPSRITVAVAPIPALNIEEIPPVEAPKKSQEDVNACSGLQSLATAAAEQQAAQAANTSGSLHHQLLHQLHLAANNPYIQQQQQQQVSPSGAGQFLDDEMSFMALKEQQDNSDEPDHELLTLADENAGLPGFECTDSEMKSPAEEAPVPEPQAPPPATSTPRSGKKGAKRPIQRRRVRRKAQSTIDDQAEHLTEMSVRGLDLFRYASVVEGVYRCTECAKENMQKTFKNKYSFQRHAFLYHEGKHRKVFPCPVCSKEFSRPDKMKNHLKMTHENFTPPKDLGAFSPLKYLISAAAAGDMHATIYQQQQQEQAQYQRQLAEHLEQQERQEQLDRHNASFDSQENSLLLSDVKLEQGEIEEPDQEAELSDGGYDASNPAAAAAAMLSLQHDVIIKNEIQISPSPSPSPTPPPPASCAVAEGTSLALATTAQTAT; this is translated from the exons ATGAAGATGGCATCCCAACGATTCTGCCTGCGGTGGAACAACCATCAGAGCAACTTGCTGTCCGTCTTCGATCAGCTGCTCCACGCAGAGACCTTCACAGATGTGACGCTGGCCGTCGAGGGGCAATACCTAAAGGCACACAAG ATGGTGCTATCTGCATGCAGTCCCTACTTCAACGCCCTCTTCGTAAACCATCCGGAAAAGCATCCGATTGTCATTCTGAAAGACGTGCCCTACTCGGACATGAAATCCCTGCTGGACTTCATGTACAGGGGCGAGGTGTCCGTGGACCAGGAGCGACTCACTGCATTCCTGCGCGTGGCCGAGAGCCTGCGCATCAAGGGCCTCACCGAGGTCAATGACGACAAACCCTCGCCGGGGGCAGCTGGAGCGGCAGCAGGCGCCGGAGCTGGAGCCGCCGGCTCCGAGAACACGCCCACTCCCCCACAGCTGCAGCGCATCCAGCCGTACCTGGTGCCACAGCGCAGCCGGGCGCAAGGCGGCGGTCTGCTGGCCAGCGCCGCCACTGCCGGAAACACTCCCGCCCTGCCGGTGCAGCCGTCGCTGCTCAGCTCAGCCCTGATGCCCAAGCGGAAGCGCGGCCGGCCCCGCAAGCTGTCGGGCAGCTCGAACGGCACTGGAAACGACTACGACGACTTCGAGCGCGAGAACATGATGAATGACTCCGACCTAGGCAACGGCAAACTGGGCAACGAATCCTACTCCGGCAACGACGACGGCTCCGACGACAACCAGCAGGATGCGGGCCACAACGACGATCTTAAT GAAAGCCACGACTCTCTGCCCACGAAGCGATCAAAGAGCGCCAAGGATCACCGAATGGCCGCCCAGCAAGAGGACAACAGCACTTCCG TGGCTACTTCGGAGCTATCCCAACGGCTGTTCGGCTCCTCCTCCACCTTCATCTCCACCACCACCGTCACTGCCAACACCACCACAGCAAACAGCAGCCCCAACACCTCGGCTCCGGAGTCTTCCCCCCTGCCAGAAGCCAGCGACAATCGGGACACTGCCCCCATCCACCTACCCACCATTCTGGGCCTCAAGATACGCGCCATCAACACCACCACTCCATCCACTCccacccagacccagacccattCCAAGTCGAAGCTGAAAGTCAAGCAGGGAAGCGGGGCCAACAgcaactcgcttctgaagcaGCAGCTGCGTGGTGGGGCCAAGGATCCCGAGGTCCCGCCGCCCAGCAGAATCACAGTGGCCGTGGCACCCATTCCGGCCCTAAACATTGAGGAGATCCCCCCCGTCGAGGCTCCGAAGAAGAGTCAGGAGGATGTGAACGCCTGCAGTGGCCTGCAGTCCCTGGCCACGGCGGCTGCCGAGCAACAGGCCGCCCAAGCGGCCAACACCAGTGGCAGCCTGCACCACCAGCTCCTCCACCAACTCCACTTGGCAGCCAACAATCCCTAcatccagcagcagcagcagcaacaagtgTCGCCCTCGGGTGCTGGCCAGTTTCTGGACGACGAAATGAGCTTCATGGCCCTCAAGGAACAGCAGGACAATAGCGACGAACCCGATCACGAACTGTTGACCCTGGCCGATGAAAACGCTGGTCTGCCAGGCTTCGAGTGCACCGACTCGGAGATGAAGTCTCCAGCAGAGGAAGCTCCAGTCCCGGAGCCGCAGGCACCGCCACCGGCCACTTCGACGCCCAGGAGCGGTAAAAAGGGAGCCAAGCGGCCCATTCAGCGCAGAAGGGTGCGTCGCAAGGCCCAGTCCACCATTGACGACCAGGCCGAGCACCTCACGGAGATGTCCGTGCGGGGCCTGGACCTGTTTCGGTATGCCAGTGTGGTGGAGGGGGTCTACCGGTGCACCGAGTGCGCCAAGGAGAACATGCAGAAGACCTTCAAGAACAAGTACAGCTTCCAGCGACACGCCTTCCTGTACCACGAAGGCAAGCACCGCAAGGTGTTCCCGTGCCCCGTGTGCTCCAAGGAGTTCTCCCGGCCGGACAAGATGAAGAACCACCTGAAGATGACGCACGAGAACTTCACGCCACCCAAGGATCTGGGTGCCTTTAGTCCACTGAAGTATTTGATTAGCGCCGCGGCTGCCGGGGACATGCACGCCACCATctatcagcagcagcagcaggagcaggctCAGTATCAGCGCCAGTTGGCGGAGCATCTGGAGCAGCAGGAACGGCAGGAGCAGCTGGACCGGCACAATGCCTCCTTCGACAGCCAGGAGAACTCGCTTCTGCTGTCCGATGTGAAGCTGGAGCAGGGCGAGATCGAGGAGCCCGACCAGGAGGCAGAACTGAGCGATGGTGGCTATGATGCCTCCAATCCGGCGGCTGCCGCAGCCGCCATGCTGAGTCTGCAGCACGACGTTATTATCAAGAACGAGATACAGATCTCACCATCGCCATCGCCCTCACCcacgccgccgccgccggcaTCCTGCGCGGTGGCGGAGGGCACGTCCTTGGCACTGGCCACCACCGCACAAACAGCAACGTAA
- the LOC26515140 gene encoding uncharacterized protein LOC26515140, giving the protein MLLRAYDLGFFCCLLILLYMNEIPADPLPVYEESDLLPRSDSLMSRQREPPILPEYPQEVKLKIDPGLDDNSGGNKFYAEESMVEEEQHCDDHEHTTASGTGRITPSFRSLVVF; this is encoded by the exons ATGTTGCTGAGAGCTTATGATTTGGGTTTCTTTTGTTGCCTTTTAATT CTTCTTTACATGAATGAAATCCCTGCGGATCCTCTGCCTGTTTATGAGGAATCCGATTTACTCCCTAGATCGGATTCCTTAATGAGCAGGCAGAGGGAACCGCCTATCCTTCCAGAATATCCACAAGAAGTGAAACTAAAAATAGATCCAGGACTCGATGACAACAGTGGCGGAAACAAGTTCTACGCCGAGGAGTCTATGGTTGAGGAGGAACAACATTGTGATGATCACGAACACACAACCGCATCAGGAACTGGTCGGATAACTCCTAGTTTCCGTAGCCTAGTAGTCTTCTAA
- the LOC6505899 gene encoding cleavage stimulation factor subunit 1, producing MRDEILDPSNLVKNREILYRLMISQLMYDGLEKFAMELSMLVKADQCAPSERLLHVMIAGMQTLGDKDKTQADDVLPGIDLEFEPEASALAPEPHSYETAYVTSHKQACRAGAFSFDGSLVATGSVDASIKILDVERMLAKSAPEDIEPGREQQGHPVIRTLYDHTDEVSYLEFHPKEHILASASRDGTVKLFDIAKPSVKKAHKVFTDCEPVLCLSFHPTGDYVAIGTEHNVLRVYDVHTAQCFVSAIPSQQHKAGVTCVKYSPTAKLYATGSYDGDIKVWDGVSGRCINTIAEAHGGAAICSLEFTRNGKYLLSSGMDSLVYLWELCTSRPIQTYTGAGTTGKQEHHTEAVFNHTEDYVLFPDEATTSLCSWNSRNGCRLTLNSLGHNGPVRYITHSPNAPAFLTCSDDFRARFWYRRANNQ from the exons ATGCGCGACGAGATATTGGACCCCAGCAACCTGGTGAAGAACCGGGAGATCCTCTACCGCCTGATGATCAG CCAACTGATGTACGATGGCTTGGAAAAGTTTGCCATGGAACTGTCCATGTTGGTCAAGGCGGATCAGTGTGCGCCAAGCGAGCGGCTACTGCACGTGATGATCGCTGGAATGCAGACCCTCGGCGATAAGGACAAAACACAAGCCGATGATGTTCTCCCTGGAATCGATCTTGAGTTCGAGCCAGAAGCGTCGGCCTTGGCCCCAGAACCGCATTCCTACGAAACCGCCTACGTGACATCGCACAAGCAGGCTTGTCGGGCAGGAGCTTTCAGCTTCGATGGTTCGCTGGTGGCCACCGGCAGTGTGGATGCCAGTATCAAGATTCTTGACGTGGAACGAATGTTGGCCAAATCTGCGCCCGAGGACATTGAACCAGGACGCGAGCAGCAGGGACACCCAGTTATCCGAACTCTGTACGATCACACCGATGAGGTGTCCTACTTGGAATTCCATCCCAAGGAGCACATCCTCGCCTCAGCCTCGCGGGACGGAACTGTGAAGCTTTTCGACATTGCCAAGCCATCTGTTAAGAAGGCCCACAAGGTGTTTACCGATTGCGAGCCAGTTTTGTGTCTGTCCTTCCATCCCACTGGTGACTACGTGGCCATTGGCACGGAACACAATGTTCTCCGGGTGTATGACGTCCATACTGCCCAGTGCTTCGTGAGCGCCATTCCGTCGCAGCAGCACAAGGCCGGCGTCACGTGCGTGAAGTATTCCCCAACAGCCAAGCTGTACGCCACGGGAAGCTACGATGGAGACATCAAGGTGTGGGACGGTGTCAGCGGCAGGTGCATAAATACTATTGCTGAAGCCCATGGGGGAGCGGCCATTTGTTCCCTGGAGTTTACTCGAAATGGAAAG TACCTTCTCTCTTCGGGTATGGACTCGCTGGTCTACTTGTGGGAACTATGTACCAGTCGACCCATTCAGACGTATACTGGAGCCGGAACAACGGGGAAGCAGGAGCACCACACGGAAGCTGTGTTTAATCACACGGAGGACTATGTTCTCTTCCCTGATGAGGCGACCACGTCCCTGTGCTCGTGGAACTCGCGCAACGGCTGCCGGTTGACGCTGAACTCCCTGGGCCACAACGGGCCAGTTCGGTACATCACCCACTCGCCGAACGCCCCAGCTTTTCTCACCTGCTCAGATGACTTTCGCGCCCGGTTTTGGTATCGTCGTGCCAATAACCAGTAA